ATAAATCACCTGTAGCTCGCGTAAGATTCGTTCGCGTAAATATGGACTGATAGCAGCTTTTGTGAGCAAGTCAACTTTTCTGTTAAGCGCATTAGAGAGTTCACGTTCCAATCTCACCATTGTAAGTAGGCTCTTCCTTTTGGCGAACTTGACAAGAAGGTCAATATCACTTTGCTTT
This bacterium DNA region includes the following protein-coding sequences:
- a CDS encoding nucleotidyltransferase family protein codes for the protein MATYSFDTNQLIEICRKNDVVMVGVFGSAARGGDSKQSDIDLLVKFAKRKSLLTMVRLERELSNALNRKVDLLTKAAISPYLRERILRELQVIYEAR